TGATGCCATTTTAGATTCTATCTACTGTGGTAAATTACCTACAAAAATTAATTTAAGTGGAGCAATATCATTTTGTAAAAAAGACGATGTTTTAAAGCTTGATAAATTGGGATGAGTAATGATTAAAACTATTATGAGTTTAATTAAATGCATTGAAAGTTTAAATGAAATAAATCTTGAGATATCTAAAAAATAATTTAAAATAATAGAGTGATCTTTATGAAAATTGCGGGATTTGACATAGGTGGAGCAAATACAGACCTGGCAGTGGTTGACTTTGATGATCAGGGTAATATAACAGGAATTAAAGCAGATTTTGAGTATTTTCCAATGTGGTTAAAAAATAATGAACTTGGTGATGCCCTTTTACGCTTACTTGGTGATGATTTAAAGGATATAGATGCTGTGGGCATTTGTATGACAGCAGAACTTGTGGATGCATATAAAACAAAGAGAGAAGGAGTAATAGACATTGCAAAAAAATCTAAGGAATCATTTCCGGTTCCTGTAGGTTTTATTGGAATAAATGGTGTTTTAAGTTTTGAAGAACTTGTTGAAAGGCCTGATGAAGTTGCTGCAGCAAACTGGATTGCAACATCTAAAATAGCAGCAGAAATAGAGGAAAATTGTATAATGATAGATACTGGAAGCACAACCACAGATATTATTCCAATTAAAAATGGATCTGAATGCGCTAAAGGTAGATCTGACCTTGAAAGATTAAAAACAGGAGAACTGGTATACAGCGCAACTCTCCGGACAAATTTGGCTGCAATAGTAGATAAAGTACCTTTAGGTGATGAATGGGTAAGGGTATCTTCAGAACTTTTCGCAGCCACTGCAGATATTCACACAGTACTTGGAAACATAACTGAAGAGGATTACAGCTGCAGTACCTGTGATGGGGCAGGAAAATCAAAAGAAGAGTGTATGCGAAGAATTTCAAGGGTTATTTGTGGAGATATGGATATGCTGAGTGAATCTGATATAGAAAAGATTGCAGCATATATCTACAAGAGACAAGCTGAAAAAGTTGCTGAAGCCCTTTTAGAAGTTTCAGAAAGGGAAAATATCACAAAAGTTGTAACAACTGGTCTTGGCATGGACATAGTTGGTGCAAGAGCAGCAGAAGTAGCTGGACTTGAATCAACAGGTATGGATACAATACTTAAAAAGGATGAATGTGTCGTTGCCCCTGCAGTTGGTACTGCGCTGATGATGAGGGACCACATAAAAGATTAAATTCATTTCAACTTTTTTTATTAAATTAAGACTATCTTTGAATTTGATAACAGCAAATTATAATAAGTTTTAAACTAAAACCAAACCTTTTAAATTGCAAATATTAACGGAAAGCGTAGTGATTTAATGATTAAGAAGATGTTCATAATACTCATTTTAATGGTGGGTATAATAGCCGCGGCAGTATTTATGCTGTATAATTCCAGCGATCATTCTACTTTAGGTTCAAATAGCAAAAGATATGTCACTAAAGATGTATATGCTCATTACAGCGCATCTGCACCTAAAATAGCAGTTATAACTGGGATGCATCCGAGGGAAACTTCTGCTAAAACAGTTGTACCGGAAGTTATTAAATTATACGCACTTACGCACAAC
This genomic window from Methanobacterium veterum contains:
- a CDS encoding hydantoinase/oxoprolinase family protein codes for the protein MKIAGFDIGGANTDLAVVDFDDQGNITGIKADFEYFPMWLKNNELGDALLRLLGDDLKDIDAVGICMTAELVDAYKTKREGVIDIAKKSKESFPVPVGFIGINGVLSFEELVERPDEVAAANWIATSKIAAEIEENCIMIDTGSTTTDIIPIKNGSECAKGRSDLERLKTGELVYSATLRTNLAAIVDKVPLGDEWVRVSSELFAATADIHTVLGNITEEDYSCSTCDGAGKSKEECMRRISRVICGDMDMLSESDIEKIAAYIYKRQAEKVAEALLEVSERENITKVVTTGLGMDIVGARAAEVAGLESTGMDTILKKDECVVAPAVGTALMMRDHIKD